The nucleotide sequence attcagagatgaattcgatcttcaatttaaaatatttacactattggataccacaaaatcttatgtcatgatgatcgatgaaaattgaggattttgtaaaaggaataacatgcaagctctgagttccattggcaaggtttaaacttttgagaaagacttcacaaccttgaaaacaaaaactctttcattttgcatatcattgcacatttaatattttgtaatagattagtagtgtatggatgtttgtttattaggctcttatttttaagggtagatgtagtacttaaacgacaaatgtgttttaatgttttgaagtaatatttatgtggtaatgtgtggtatgtgcaaatttaagaaaaaaaacatttttcttaacgggtcatagctggtcataacgggtcgggtcactttatctgttgggtaaagtgacccgacctgttaaggacccgttaagataacaggtgttacacgaaaacgacacgaacacgacagacatgACCCGTTTGCCAAGCCTACTCTCAATACAGAAGAAGAACCTGAATCCTAAACCCTTAATGACAAGTAAGTTGCTATACGGGCAAATATAAATCAAACCATAATGAGCAGGAAAAGACAATGAAAAACCTTTTATTGCATTAGGAAACCTATAAAACCAATAGAGCAGTGATTATCCATGAAAACGTTAATGTCGCTCAGAAGGGTCATCTTGCAGTAGTAAACCAGCAATAAAAGGTATTCTGATCACACACCGGGATATCTGATCCTGTGCTCTTTTCGTTTTCATAGTTATACCATGCAGGCATACACAACTTCTAATTACTATCCGACGATGAACATCACTAACGCAACACCATAAATGAAACCAGTTCATCAAACGCAATCTACACTAGCTTGAAAATCCCCATTACTCCAAACATTCTAAGCTAATTAGACAAGAATccaaatacataaacaattaatcaacaacaaagacctgaacaaacaaaattcaaataccTAATTATACTATCTGTAGTTTACAACTAAATAAACCCAGAATCGAATAtcgaaaagaaaacaaaaacaccaTCACAAACACACCCATTTCTTTAAACGCTCAAAACCATCAGGAGAAATTATACTTTCTTAAAAAACCCAATTGGGGCCACAAAATTCCTGAGCTAAAACCCACATTGTATCAGTAATAAATCAACAATCTGATCAATACCCAGATGAAATGAGCAGGAGAAATTACCAAATCCGGCGAGGAATGGTAGCAGAGATAGGAGATTCCGCCGGAGACGGCTGCGACTGCTCCGAAGGGAATGCGGAAGCTGGACTTCGATTGACCTCGAAACGAGCTGTTGAAGGCGATCGGCGCCGCCTTGGCGAGCCTTTGGAAGAAGGTAGCCATTGGAAGAAGCAAAGCACAAATGCTGCTGGCCACTTGCCTTGCTGATTTCCCACTACTCTTGGCGACGTTTCCAGTTTCCACTTTCGTGGGAAAAGTCTTAACGTTTCTGGCGTGGAAGTCAGTGATTACTGGGCCCAATAGCCACAAGGCCCAATTTATGGATTGGATACTTTTCACTGGGTGGGCCGGGAATTCAAATATGGGCCTTGACTGATGAAGTTATGAGACATAGGTCGAAGCTTAAGGCCTGATGTGCTCTCAATTTCCAGTGGACCGGTGCCTCAATGTGAAAAAAGAAACCTTTCCTCTCGTGGAAAGTACTGATAATCCATGTGTTTTATGAGTCCTGTTAAGATACAAGTATCTAACAAAtacaaacacttaaaaatattaCTTTCTGAGTCCCATTAAGATATAAGTAGGTAACCAATACGAACACTTGAAGAGAGTTTCACGTCAAATTTGTTGAAATTCGACATGGCCTTCCACATACATAAAGTTTTTTGGATTagatttgttgaaatttgagtgtcgatgaaagaaaattgaagacaAAGAAGCAGACTCAACGACGAATTTAGGTCGTCGCACTTTTGAGATGCAATGTGAAGTCGAGAGCATCAGCATCCATGGATTTGGGGCTCAATCTTTGTTGAATTCGAATGGTAATGGAAGTAAATCCAAGAGAAGGAAGAACACATGATATCTTTACCAAAATACCCTTCTATCTTTTGCTTGAATACACGCCACATAAGCAATATTTCTGCCATATTAGCACATTCTGTCACATTTTGACTTAATAAACAAAATCTCAGCAAAATAAAGTGAAAATCAAGTTTCAAGTTGCAAAGTAACGATATTTTCATTACAAGAGAAACGAATTATGGTCTATTTATAACCAGATAATGAGATTCAAACATCTCATGATTATATGATTGAATTAGGATAACAATATCTCATAGCACCAATAGTATAGTTGGTGATGGTAAAACAATCCAAGTGATTCGCGCCTTCTTGATAAGCCGGTAACTGAACGACCATCAGTCAACCTTCGCCTTCTCAGGCGGTTTCAGAGATACGTAAAATCCTTGTCTGTCTGCCAATTCGGAATCGAACATTATCTCCTTTCCGTAAACAATGATGTGCAGAAAGAGAGATGACATTTCGTCCCCTCGAGTGGACAACACAACAAATTTCATAACAAAATATGTCCTATTCAGTATTGTTCCCAAATTTATTTGGAATTCGAGTTTGAGTTGTGTATGCTTCGTAATAACACAGTTTATTGCAcacaaatttgaaataaaacccAGTAAGTGCTTCTTGTAAGTGAAATCATCATTGCGGAATCAAAAATACCATTTCTTCAGTGTACCCGAGCTCTTTTAGTATGCCACTGAGCTGCAACAAAGCAAACAGAGAGTtatgagaaaaaagaaatagaaacgGTAATGGACTAAATGGTTTTACCGCAATTAAAAAGCAGGATACTGCCCTTCTTTACCTCTCCTTGCGATCGGTCTTGAGCCCTGTCACCAGATATATGTTTCATCATCCCAGGAGGACCATATACCTGCACAAGCAATGCAGGTCGATCGATGagatctaatgaaaattgaactAGAAGATGATATCGACAAGTACATAGTGCCTCTGCAGTATGTAACACTTACCAGGATGAGAGTATCTTCACCAGGAGCAGGTAAGCCTTTAACTGCCATGTCCTTTGATATGTAACCTTTTCCCCCTATCCAACTCTTTGTTGGATTATCTACAGTGTAAAATACCTGCATTTGGTTTCAAAAAATAAAGCCACGTTTCATgagagagaccatccaaatttgGAGTGATGCAATGATGGTATTTTATGATGAGACAAATGGTACCTTTAAATTTGGGTGGCTAGCTGCAAGTATGTCGAGTTTCTGTTTAAGCAGTATGTCATCAGGGGAGACATTCGCATAAAGAAGTGACACCTAGGCCATCATCAATCGTCAATTTCACACAATTACAAAATATGCTGAGACTGTCGTATAGCGATTATTATATAGAATTGACATTGTTAAATATCACAAATATACTTACTCTATTATGTATATAAGTACACATATTAAAATGAGAAGTTCAAGATTTCAATTGGATAGACCGCAGTTGTGAATGTTGTGATGTAAAGACTAATGATATAGGCTATCTCTCACCTGAGTTGTGTCGTCAGGATTTTTCAGTATGGCCTCAATAACCTGAAGCATTGGAGTAATACCTGTACCACCGGCAATCTGTAACAAAGAATGAAATCGCACTTTCAGACAAAGAGACCACACAGATTTATCATACACCAATGATCTTAATTTTTGTAAGTATTCACGTGTATAGACACACAATGCAAGAAAGAACTGAACACCACTACCATAATTGATAAAGCTAACGACGATGCAAATGCATGGAACCCATGAGATATTCGTAAAAGGTGGagaaaattattatatattatatattgaaTTCTATACAAGTAGCTCATACCATGCCTATATGTTTCTTCATGTTGGGAGTATATCTGAGTTTTTCAATGGGCCTGCAAGAAACGGATACACCTGATTAGAAGATGATTTAGAGCATATCCACTGCTATTGCTTGTGAATGTGGATAAATTACCCCTTCATTTCAACTATGTCGCCTGGTTTTAAACTTGCGAAATGCTGGCTCATTTTTCCTTCTGGATACACCTGCATAGAGtttcaacaaaaatgaaagAAGCTTGAATTGCATCTAAGGGTCAATGAATCCTCAGAAACTTAACCAAATCAAGCGAATAAGTGAATATAATTGACAGCATACCTTAATTAACAAGTCAAAGTATCCCTTGGCATCTGGATCTGAAATAGGAGTATACCTGAGCATAAAGGTAAACTGAATAAACACTACAAGTCATGCAAATGAAAATATACGAGGTGACTGAAAATCAAAAAGTAAATTCAATAACTCATACAAACAGCTGCAGGTAAGAGAAATACAGAATTCAAAGACTTCCAAAGTTACATAATTAAGTCCCGGCataa is from Pyrus communis chromosome 10, drPyrComm1.1, whole genome shotgun sequence and encodes:
- the LOC137746902 gene encoding NADH-cytochrome b5 reductase-like protein — protein: MATFFQRLAKAAPIAFNSSFRGQSKSSFRIPFGAVAAVSGGISYLCYHSSPDLVYLDEIKEQTGPKVALNPDKWVEFKLQDTARVSHNTQLFRFTFDPNAKLGIYVASCLLTRAPLEQDAEGKPKYVIRPYTPISDPDAKGYFDLLIKVYPEGKMSQHFASLKPGDIVEMKGPIEKLRYTPNMKKHIGMIAGGTGITPMLQVIEAILKNPDDTTQVSLLYANVSPDDILLKQKLDILAASHPNLKVFYTVDNPTKSWIGGKGYISKDMAVKGLPAPGEDTLILVSVYGPPGMMKHISGDRAQDRSQGELSGILKELGYTEEMVFLIPQ